Below is a genomic region from Verrucomicrobiota bacterium.
GGAACGCGGCGCAGGTTACACGCTCGCCTCGGGCAGCAGCAGCAGCGCCGCCGCAGCGGTGGCGCACAAACTCGGCCTATGTGACCGCGCAATTTCCGTCCACATGCCCGGAGGCATCATCGCCATCGAGATCGGCGACGATTTTGCGATTCGCATGACGGGCGGCGTGACGAAAGTGTCCGAAGGAATTATTGCCGAGGAAATGTTCAACACTCCCCTGCCCGCTTGATTCGCGGCGGCGATCATTTCGGCAGCCACTTCTCCCAGTTCTTCGCATACACTTCGACGTTCTCCTTCGTGACCGGCACCAGCGGGCTAACGTCTTTCAGGCTGGCCGGATTTTTCTTCAGATGAATCTTGTTGATGAGATGTTCAACCGAGCGGTAACCCCATTCATAGACTTGCTGCGCGAGCAGCAGTTGGACGTGGCCGCTCCGCAGATAGGCCAGTTCCGGCGGCAGAGCATCGACCGAGACGCACTTCACGGTGCCGGGCTGCCACTTGAGCGCGTTGTCGGTGAACAACGGCCAGCCGCCGATCATCGCCCAGCCGTTGATGTCAGGATGCGCTTGCATGACTTGCTCCACTTTCGCGGCGGCGTCCTGCGGGGTTTCCTTATGGTAGAACGTGTCGAGGATTTTGATGCCGGGATATTTCCTGGCCGCGTTCCTGGCCCCTTGCGCCCGCTTCTGAAGGTTCGGCGCATTCTGATTTCCAGCGAGGATGGCGACGACGCCTTTGCCATTCATGATTTTCGCCAACTCATCCATCACTTGTTCGCCGCACTTCACATCATCAACGCCAAAGGTGACAAAACGTTTGCTGGCGGGCGCGTCGGAATCGAACGTGGCCACCGGCACACCGTTTTTCACGGCGGAATTGATGGCGTCGGTGAGCTTGTTGGCGTCGGAACAACTGACGGCGATACCGTCCGCGCCGGCCAGGACGAGTTGCTCGATGGCTTCGGCTTGTTTCTGCGCGTCCTCTTCATTCGGTGTGCGCCAATCGATTTTGATGGCGACGCCGTATTTCTGGCCGAGGTCTTTGGCGGCCTGCTCTGCGCCGACACGTGCGGCCTGGAAGACCGGGTTACCCTGTGACTTGGCGACCAGGCCGAGGGTGTAGGATTCTTTTTGTTCGCCGTGAACGAAGAACGGCAGACCAAAGGCAGCGAGCGTCGTGAGTAAGATGGACGATTTCATGGATGGAGATTAATTGGAGGTTTTGGTTTTAGACAGGACAAATAAGGGGAATGACCTGCCGGCCAAAGCGGCGATAGATTTTGAAATCGCTGTCCGTGGTGATGATGCGGCAGTTGCGGTGGAGCTCCGACATCCGCACCAGGCAGGCATCGGCCAAATCCATGGGCACGTCAGCGTAACGACGCATCAACACGGCAACCGACTCAAATTCGGTTGCCAAATCGAAACCAAGCTGCAAGACGCCGCGTCTCAGAAACAACCAGAGCGAGTCGAGGTCGCCGCCGCGTTGTTGAACCAAGTAGGTCGTTTCAGTCAGTACCGCTTCACAGGTTAGAAACGGACCCCGCAGCGCTGCAAACTGTTCCTTCGCCCAATGGTGATCCTGATCATGAAAGGATAAATAGGCGAAGACCACACCGGTGTCCACTAACACCGCGTTCATCTCCCGATTCCCCTCAAATACTTCCGCGTATTTCGCGCCATATCGCGAGGCGCGCCTTTGATCACGCCACAGACGTCTTGCATTAGGTCGTGAACCGACGAGCCGGACTGTCCATTTCGTTTTCGCTCCAACGCTTCCCGCGCGATGTCCGATTTGGTGCGACCCAGTTTCTTTGCCTCGCGTTCCAACCAATGCCCCAGGCCATCGTCAACCTTGATGGAGATGACTTTCATAGGTCCGCTTATAATACGCTTCTGTCACGAGCGCAATACTGAATTCAATCCTTGAATTTCTGTTTAACTGGCTTTCGTCAGTCGCCGCTTGGCGAGCCAATTGTTAAACTGATCCAGCACGACGGCCAGAATCACCACCGCGCCGATGATGATCTGACTGTAATTCTGGTTGATGCCCAGAATCACGATGCCCGTGCTGATCATTTGAATCACCAGTGCGCCGAGCAACGCCCCCAGCGCCGAGCCTTTGCCGCCGCTCAAACTCGCGCCGCCCACCACCGCCGCCGCGATGACGTTCAGTTCGTAGCCCTGACCGTCGCCGGACGTGGCACCGCCGTAATAGCCAAGTGAAAGTAAAGCGGCGATGCCCGCCGTCAGTCCGGAAAAAATAAACACGCTCAACTTTACCCGTTCGACCCG
It encodes:
- a CDS encoding PIN domain-containing protein, producing MNAVLVDTGVVFAYLSFHDQDHHWAKEQFAALRGPFLTCEAVLTETTYLVQQRGGDLDSLWLFLRRGVLQLGFDLATEFESVAVLMRRYADVPMDLADACLVRMSELHRNCRIITTDSDFKIYRRFGRQVIPLICPV
- a CDS encoding ribbon-helix-helix protein, CopG family, yielding MKVISIKVDDGLGHWLEREAKKLGRTKSDIAREALERKRNGQSGSSVHDLMQDVCGVIKGAPRDMARNTRKYLRGIGR
- a CDS encoding substrate-binding domain-containing protein, with protein sequence MKSSILLTTLAAFGLPFFVHGEQKESYTLGLVAKSQGNPVFQAARVGAEQAAKDLGQKYGVAIKIDWRTPNEEDAQKQAEAIEQLVLAGADGIAVSCSDANKLTDAINSAVKNGVPVATFDSDAPASKRFVTFGVDDVKCGEQVMDELAKIMNGKGVVAILAGNQNAPNLQKRAQGARNAARKYPGIKILDTFYHKETPQDAAAKVEQVMQAHPDINGWAMIGGWPLFTDNALKWQPGTVKCVSVDALPPELAYLRSGHVQLLLAQQVYEWGYRSVEHLINKIHLKKNPASLKDVSPLVPVTKENVEVYAKNWEKWLPK